The following are encoded in a window of Blattabacterium cuenoti genomic DNA:
- a CDS encoding diadenylate cyclase, with amino-acid sequence MYESVFSLLYFLKISFIDILDVFLVALIFLQIYRLVYNTAALNIFYGIIATFVFWKIVEAYEMKYLSIVMSAFFKGGFLALIILFQPEIRKFLLIVGSRIFFKKFIISLFRKSGVSVKTETIDSIVKTCAILSGDKTGVLIVIQMHQDIKEFIQNGDEMEAKVNIPILESIFYKNSPLHDGAVVVIGDKIVRTRAILPVSYNKEIPSRLGLRHRAAIGLSEKTDAICLVISEETGYISYIKDQTRTVITNINNLKMKLEKDIL; translated from the coding sequence TTGTATGAATCCGTTTTTTCATTATTATATTTTTTGAAAATTTCTTTCATTGATATTTTAGATGTTTTTCTAGTAGCCCTGATTTTTTTACAAATATATAGACTTGTTTATAACACAGCGGCTTTAAATATTTTTTACGGAATTATTGCGACTTTTGTTTTCTGGAAAATAGTCGAAGCATATGAAATGAAATACCTAAGTATAGTAATGAGTGCTTTTTTTAAAGGAGGTTTTTTAGCTTTAATTATTCTATTTCAACCAGAAATAAGAAAATTTCTTCTCATAGTTGGGAGCAGAATTTTTTTTAAAAAATTTATTATTTCTCTTTTTAGAAAATCCGGTGTTTCTGTGAAAACAGAAACAATAGATAGTATCGTAAAAACTTGTGCTATTTTATCAGGAGATAAAACAGGAGTATTAATTGTTATTCAAATGCATCAAGATATAAAAGAATTTATACAGAATGGAGATGAAATGGAAGCGAAAGTGAATATTCCTATTTTAGAAAGCATTTTTTATAAAAATAGCCCATTACATGATGGAGCAGTAGTTGTTATAGGAGATAAAATAGTAAGAACAAGAGCTATCCTTCCCGTTTCTTACAATAAGGAAATTCCATCTCGTTTAGGTCTTCGTCACAGAGCCGCTATTGGTTTATCCGAAAAAACAGATGCCATATGTCTAGTTATTTCCGAAGAAACAGGTTATATTTCTTATATTAAAGATCAAACAAGAACAGTGATTACTAACATTAATAATTTAAAAATGAAGTTGGAAAAAGATATTCTGTAG
- the folP gene encoding dihydropteroate synthase, with protein MTINCGGTLLCFKEPKIMGIVNLTPDSFYDGGKFKSELHMLRHVENLLQEGSDFIDVGGCSTRPWSKFSTEEEEIKRVIPSIRSILKTFPNTRISIDTFRSKVARIAVEEGVLIINDVSGGNLDKKMFSVLSEFRIPYVLCHMKGIPFNMQKKPCYQNPIIEINNFFSRKIALLKKYGINDIILDPGFGFGKTLQQNFQLLKHLSLLGFGDYLILVGVSRKSMIQKVLSISSEESLNSTSIIHTIALLKKANFLRVHDVKEAVECIKLVQYYNRNRI; from the coding sequence ATGACAATTAATTGTGGAGGAACCTTATTGTGTTTTAAAGAACCAAAAATTATGGGGATAGTTAATTTAACTCCTGATTCTTTTTATGATGGAGGAAAGTTTAAATCCGAACTTCATATGCTACGACATGTAGAAAATCTATTACAAGAAGGATCTGATTTTATAGATGTGGGAGGTTGTTCCACTCGTCCATGGTCTAAATTTTCTACAGAAGAAGAAGAAATCAAGAGGGTTATTCCGTCTATTCGTTCTATACTAAAAACATTTCCAAATACTAGAATATCTATAGATACTTTCCGTAGTAAAGTGGCTAGAATTGCTGTAGAAGAAGGCGTTTTAATTATAAATGATGTTTCTGGAGGAAATCTAGATAAAAAAATGTTTTCCGTGTTATCGGAATTTAGGATTCCATATGTATTATGTCATATGAAGGGGATCCCTTTTAATATGCAAAAAAAACCATGTTATCAGAATCCAATCATAGAAATAAACAATTTTTTTTCTCGAAAAATTGCTCTTTTAAAAAAATATGGGATCAATGATATAATTCTAGATCCTGGTTTTGGTTTTGGAAAAACATTACAACAAAATTTTCAATTATTAAAACATTTATCTTTGCTAGGATTTGGAGATTACCTAATTTTAGTAGGTGTTTCTAGAAAATCTATGATTCAAAAAGTTCTAAGTATTTCTTCCGAAGAATCTTTAAATTCTACTTCGATCATCCATACTATAGCTCTCTTGAAAAAAGCTAATTTTTTACGTGTCCATGATGTAAAAGAAGCTGTAGAATGTATCAAACTGGTGCAGTATTATAATAGGAATAGAATATAG
- a CDS encoding DUF1599 domain-containing protein: protein MNHISIDFLMKKCEELFKEKLKIYDLSWKKIKISSIIDQIFIKVVRIQNIQERGFQEVEEEKVIDTFIDVINYIIITLIKLNIDFKKKVSHSEVMNIYIQKFSKIKELYDDNNQKESISIENLLEEILYLKQKKTKILYKKLENICL from the coding sequence ATGAATCATATTTCTATTGATTTTCTCATGAAAAAATGTGAAGAATTATTTAAAGAAAAATTAAAAATTTATGATCTTTCATGGAAAAAAATAAAAATATCTTCTATAATAGATCAAATTTTCATTAAAGTAGTTCGTATTCAAAATATTCAAGAAAGAGGATTTCAAGAAGTAGAAGAAGAGAAAGTTATCGATACATTTATCGATGTAATTAATTATATTATAATTACATTAATAAAATTAAATATTGATTTTAAAAAAAAGGTTTCTCATTCTGAAGTCATGAACATTTATATTCAAAAATTTTCTAAAATTAAAGAGTTATATGATGATAATAACCAAAAGGAAAGTATTTCAATAGAAAATTTATTAGAAGAAATTTTGTATTTGAAACAAAAAAAAACAAAAATTTTATACAAAAAATTAGAAAATATCTGTTTAAA
- a CDS encoding UDP-N-acetylmuramoyl-tripeptide--D-alanyl-D-alanine ligase, with translation MKTQDLYRWYTISSGIEINSKKVKNGSIFFALKGKNFDGNQFAHEAISNGAMIAIVDNMKYSFPHKNIFFVKNALFSLQELALYHRLKLNRVPIIAITGSNGKTTTKELTTAILSKKYKVIHSTKKNFNNHIGIPLTLLSMPKNTQISVVEIGANQEKEIQKMCSIIHPNYGYITNFGKAHLEGFKNIKGVIRGKLELYNFLKKNKKKVFVNGDDAIQLIHSLGMDRYIFSERINSDVDVPIKYFWKNTDLKSVLCIKDMKIVSSLVGPYNLYNIASAITIGNYFKVPLKKIKEAVEDYIPNNYRSQILEKKNVKIIVDCYNANPSSMRETLTFFNKIKGNKIAILGDMLELGAFSKKEHAKIISFLEKSDINTIFLIGEIFSSTNRNSSNRIQRFSHKNIFIQWIKINSLKADYILIKGSRKNSLESLIHFI, from the coding sequence GTGAAAACACAAGATTTGTATAGATGGTATACTATTTCTTCCGGGATAGAAATAAATAGTAAAAAAGTAAAAAATGGTTCCATTTTTTTTGCTTTAAAAGGAAAAAATTTTGATGGAAATCAATTTGCTCATGAGGCGATTTCAAATGGTGCTATGATAGCCATTGTAGATAATATGAAATATTCTTTTCCTCATAAAAACATTTTTTTTGTCAAAAATGCTTTATTTTCTTTACAGGAGTTGGCTCTCTATCATAGATTAAAACTTAATAGAGTTCCTATTATTGCCATTACAGGAAGTAATGGAAAAACAACGACTAAAGAATTAACAACAGCTATTCTCTCTAAAAAATATAAAGTAATTCATTCTACAAAAAAAAATTTCAATAATCATATAGGAATTCCATTAACCTTGTTATCTATGCCTAAAAATACACAGATTTCTGTTGTAGAAATTGGAGCAAATCAAGAAAAAGAAATACAAAAAATGTGTTCTATTATTCATCCAAACTATGGATATATAACAAACTTCGGAAAAGCTCATCTGGAAGGATTTAAAAATATAAAAGGAGTGATTCGTGGAAAATTGGAATTGTATAATTTTTTAAAAAAAAACAAAAAAAAAGTTTTTGTAAATGGAGATGACGCTATTCAATTAATTCATAGTTTAGGTATGGATAGATATATTTTTTCGGAAAGAATTAATTCGGATGTAGATGTTCCTATTAAATATTTTTGGAAAAATACCGATTTAAAATCGGTATTATGTATTAAAGATATGAAAATAGTTTCTTCATTGGTCGGTCCTTATAATTTGTATAATATAGCTTCTGCTATAACTATAGGAAATTATTTTAAAGTTCCTTTAAAAAAAATAAAAGAAGCTGTAGAAGACTATATCCCCAATAATTATCGTTCTCAAATTTTAGAGAAAAAAAATGTAAAAATTATAGTAGATTGTTATAATGCAAATCCTAGCAGTATGAGAGAAACTCTTACCTTTTTTAATAAAATTAAAGGAAATAAAATAGCTATATTAGGAGATATGTTAGAATTGGGGGCTTTTTCTAAGAAAGAACATGCGAAAATCATTTCATTTTTAGAAAAAAGCGATATAAATACAATTTTCTTAATTGGAGAAATATTTTCTTCTACAAATAGAAATTCCTCTAATAGAATCCAAAGATTTTCTCATAAAAATATTTTTATTCAATGGATAAAAATAAATTCTCTAAAAGCAGATTATATCTTAATTAAAGGATCTAGAAAAAATTCCTTAGAAAGTCTGATTCATTTCATATAA
- a CDS encoding polyribonucleotide nucleotidyltransferase gives MPDTLKEIISLEDGFPIVIETGKIARQADGAAIVRSKNTILLATVVVSKEIKNEINFLPLTIDYREKYSASGKIPGGFIKREGRPSDEEILTMRLVDRVLRPTFSESFRNEIQIMISLLSYDQTVLPNELAGLAASTALSIAGVPFNGPISEIRIIRINGKFIINPSLDQLEKADIDLIVGASEHSIIMIEGEMKEISEKEFLQAINMAHNAIKPQIEAQKKLVKKIPKNRFFNFQENNRIIINPSLEKEFLEKELFSFSYEKIYRIYKDFLDKKTRSIQEKIILNNFKKELSIEEREKNEIFIDQYYEEIKKRVVRHMILEEGIRLDGRKNQQIRPIWSMVDYLPGVHGSALFSRGETQSLTTVTLGSSLDANKIDNVIMENQERFYLHYNFPPFSTGEIRPIRGVSRREIGHGNLAQRALKNVIPDNNPYTIRVVSDILESNGSSSMATVCAASLALMDAGIAIENPVSGISMGLFTDKEKKVILSDIMGEEDGFGELDFKITGTKNGITACQMDVKKIQGLTNDLLNQILMQALEGRQFILKKMLETLPKYRNQQKPNAPKIYTFNIPKDFIGSVIGPGGKVIQEIQSCTDTSILIEEKGDMGAIEIIGKDYKKMKKAINRIKEITFVPEIGKVYKAKVKSIKDFGAFVEISKGVEGLLHISEIGWKRLNNIEDELHIGDIIEVKFMGIDDKNKKIKLSRKVLLPRSKN, from the coding sequence ATGCCAGATACACTAAAAGAAATCATATCTTTAGAAGATGGTTTTCCTATTGTTATAGAAACAGGAAAAATAGCTAGACAAGCAGATGGGGCAGCTATTGTTCGGTCGAAAAACACCATACTGTTAGCTACTGTAGTAGTTTCTAAAGAAATAAAAAATGAGATTAATTTTTTACCATTAACAATAGATTACAGAGAAAAATATTCTGCAAGTGGTAAAATTCCTGGTGGATTTATAAAAAGAGAAGGAAGACCTTCTGATGAGGAAATTTTGACTATGAGACTAGTTGATCGTGTCTTAAGACCTACTTTTTCAGAATCGTTTCGAAATGAAATACAAATCATGATTTCTCTCTTATCATATGATCAAACAGTTTTGCCAAATGAATTAGCTGGATTAGCCGCTTCCACAGCTTTATCCATAGCTGGGGTCCCATTTAATGGACCTATCTCAGAAATCCGGATTATCCGCATAAATGGAAAATTCATTATAAATCCAAGTTTAGATCAATTAGAAAAAGCAGATATAGATTTAATAGTAGGAGCTTCTGAGCATTCCATTATCATGATAGAAGGAGAAATGAAAGAAATTTCAGAAAAAGAATTTCTACAAGCCATAAATATGGCTCATAACGCTATAAAACCTCAAATAGAGGCTCAAAAAAAATTGGTAAAAAAAATTCCAAAAAATCGTTTTTTTAACTTTCAAGAGAACAATAGGATAATCATAAATCCTTCCTTAGAGAAGGAATTCTTAGAAAAAGAACTTTTTTCTTTTTCTTACGAAAAAATTTATAGAATATATAAAGATTTTTTGGATAAAAAGACTAGGTCTATTCAAGAAAAAATTATTTTAAACAATTTTAAAAAAGAATTATCCATAGAAGAGAGGGAAAAAAATGAAATTTTTATTGATCAATATTATGAAGAGATTAAAAAAAGAGTAGTCAGACATATGATTTTGGAAGAAGGAATTCGACTAGATGGAAGAAAAAACCAACAAATACGTCCCATATGGAGTATGGTGGATTATCTTCCTGGAGTCCATGGTTCCGCTTTATTCTCAAGAGGAGAAACTCAATCGTTAACTACTGTAACATTAGGTTCCTCTTTGGATGCAAATAAGATTGACAATGTTATTATGGAAAACCAGGAAAGATTTTATCTCCATTATAATTTTCCTCCTTTTTCTACAGGAGAAATTCGTCCAATTAGAGGAGTCTCTAGACGTGAAATAGGCCATGGAAATTTAGCACAACGTGCTTTAAAAAATGTAATTCCTGATAATAATCCATATACAATTCGTGTAGTCTCGGATATTTTAGAATCTAATGGGTCTTCTTCTATGGCAACAGTTTGTGCAGCTAGTTTAGCCTTAATGGATGCAGGTATAGCTATTGAAAATCCTGTTTCCGGTATTTCTATGGGGTTATTTACAGATAAAGAAAAAAAAGTGATCTTATCTGATATCATGGGAGAAGAAGACGGATTTGGAGAACTTGATTTTAAAATAACAGGAACAAAAAATGGAATCACAGCATGTCAAATGGATGTAAAAAAAATACAAGGATTGACTAATGATCTTTTAAATCAGATTTTAATGCAAGCTTTAGAAGGTCGTCAGTTTATTCTAAAAAAAATGCTGGAAACTTTACCAAAATATAGAAATCAACAAAAACCGAACGCTCCTAAAATATATACTTTCAATATTCCTAAAGATTTCATAGGATCGGTTATTGGTCCTGGCGGAAAGGTGATTCAAGAAATACAATCTTGTACAGATACTAGTATCCTTATTGAAGAAAAAGGAGATATGGGGGCTATTGAAATTATAGGAAAAGATTATAAAAAAATGAAAAAAGCCATTAATAGAATTAAAGAAATTACTTTCGTTCCTGAAATTGGAAAGGTTTATAAAGCAAAGGTCAAGTCCATAAAAGATTTTGGAGCTTTTGTAGAGATCTCTAAAGGAGTGGAAGGTCTATTGCATATTTCTGAAATAGGATGGAAAAGATTAAATAATATAGAAGATGAATTGCACATTGGAGATATTATTGAAGTAAAATTTATGGGAATTGATGATAAAAATAAAAAAATAAAACTTTCTAGAAAAGTGCTTTTACCTCGTTCAAAGAATTAA
- a CDS encoding TerC family protein: MKNFFLNSIIDIVENPLISISIIGNLFLIESILSIDNAAVLASMIMDLKKEDRKKALKYGIFGAYFFRGIALLCASFLIKIWWLKPLGGLYLIYLGLNYFFSSKNSSIKKKKERKLRNSFWMVLLSIEIMDLAFSIDNLFAAVALSENFLLIFLGVFIGIFSMRFAAQGFVKLLELYPFLKNSAFSVIFLLGIKLLLSPFIHSIFSKKKFFLDSFFSFLTIAIFLFPMIISWKFTKNKLN, from the coding sequence ATGAAGAACTTTTTCTTAAATTCTATTATAGATATAGTGGAAAATCCTCTCATTTCCATTTCCATTATAGGAAATTTATTTCTTATAGAAAGTATTTTATCAATAGATAATGCTGCTGTGCTAGCTTCTATGATTATGGATTTGAAAAAAGAAGATAGAAAAAAAGCTTTGAAATACGGAATTTTTGGAGCTTATTTTTTCAGAGGAATTGCGCTTTTATGCGCTTCTTTTTTAATTAAAATTTGGTGGTTAAAACCATTAGGAGGACTCTATTTGATTTATCTTGGATTAAATTATTTTTTTTCATCCAAAAATTCTTCTATTAAAAAAAAGAAAGAGAGAAAACTTAGAAATTCTTTTTGGATGGTTCTTCTTTCTATAGAAATAATGGATTTAGCTTTTTCGATAGATAATCTATTTGCTGCTGTAGCTTTATCAGAAAACTTTTTATTAATTTTTTTAGGGGTTTTTATAGGAATCTTCTCTATGAGATTTGCAGCTCAAGGATTTGTGAAACTATTGGAGTTATATCCATTTTTAAAAAATTCAGCATTTTCCGTAATTTTTTTACTTGGGATCAAACTTTTATTATCTCCTTTTATACATTCCATTTTCTCGAAAAAAAAATTTTTTTTGGATAGTTTTTTTTCATTTCTTACCATAGCCATATTTTTATTTCCAATGATTATTTCCTGGAAATTTACAAAAAATAAATTAAATTAA
- the pdhA gene encoding pyruvate dehydrogenase (acetyl-transferring) E1 component subunit alpha, whose translation MKEITTETYLKWFQDMSFWRKFEDKCRSLYLKRKIRGFLHLYNGQEALPAGLIHAMDMSKDNIITAYRCHILPISMGVNPKKVMAELLGKVTGTSHGMGGSMHIFSKKYRFYGGHGIVGGQIPLGAGIAFADKYFNRDAVTLTLMGDGAVRQGAFHETLNMAMIWKLPVVFICENNQYAMGTSVKRSTNIEEIYKIGHSYGMPSFPVDGMDPEKIAKAAYTAIERARSGNGSTFLDIKTYRYRGHSMSDSESYRSKEEVHSYKKKDPILKLKKIIIQNKWETIERLNSIENKIKEEVDSCVEFAEKSDDPSLEHMYNVVYKESNYPFLDKVIPF comes from the coding sequence ATGAAAGAAATTACCACAGAAACTTACTTAAAGTGGTTTCAAGATATGTCTTTTTGGAGAAAATTTGAGGACAAATGTCGTTCTCTATACTTAAAACGAAAAATTAGAGGATTTTTACATCTATACAATGGACAAGAAGCACTTCCTGCTGGTTTGATTCATGCTATGGATATGTCTAAAGATAATATAATTACCGCTTATAGATGTCATATTTTACCTATTTCTATGGGAGTGAATCCAAAAAAAGTTATGGCAGAACTCCTAGGAAAGGTCACAGGGACTTCTCATGGAATGGGAGGGTCTATGCACATTTTTAGCAAAAAATATCGTTTTTATGGTGGACATGGAATTGTAGGAGGACAAATTCCCCTAGGAGCTGGAATTGCTTTCGCAGATAAATATTTTAATAGAGATGCAGTTACGCTTACACTTATGGGAGATGGGGCCGTTAGACAAGGGGCTTTCCATGAAACTTTGAACATGGCTATGATATGGAAACTTCCTGTTGTTTTTATATGTGAAAATAATCAATATGCCATGGGCACCTCTGTAAAAAGAAGTACAAATATAGAAGAAATTTATAAAATTGGTCATTCGTATGGAATGCCATCTTTTCCTGTAGATGGAATGGATCCTGAAAAAATAGCTAAAGCGGCTTATACAGCTATTGAAAGAGCTAGAAGTGGAAATGGATCAACTTTTTTAGATATTAAAACTTACAGATATAGGGGACATTCTATGTCTGATTCTGAATCATATCGAAGTAAAGAAGAAGTTCATTCCTATAAAAAAAAGGATCCCATTTTGAAATTGAAAAAAATCATTATACAAAATAAGTGGGAAACTATAGAAAGATTAAATTCTATTGAAAATAAAATAAAAGAAGAAGTAGATTCTTGTGTAGAATTTGCAGAAAAATCTGATGATCCTTCTTTAGAACATATGTATAATGTTGTTTATAAAGAATCAAATTATCCTTTTTTGGATAAAGTGATCCCTTTCTGA
- the rpsO gene encoding 30S ribosomal protein S15, with amino-acid sequence MYLNAEKKKEIFQTYGTSVFDTGSPKSQVALFTYRINHLSKHLKNNQKDFNTERALVRLVGKRKKLLKYIEKKDINSYKKIIQLLGLRK; translated from the coding sequence ATGTATTTGAATGCAGAGAAAAAAAAAGAAATATTTCAAACTTATGGGACTTCCGTTTTCGACACAGGTTCTCCAAAATCTCAAGTAGCTTTATTTACTTATCGTATTAATCATTTAAGTAAACATCTTAAGAATAACCAAAAGGATTTTAATACTGAAAGAGCACTAGTAAGATTAGTAGGAAAAAGAAAAAAATTACTAAAATATATAGAAAAAAAGGATATAAATAGTTATAAAAAAATTATTCAACTCCTAGGATTAAGAAAATGA
- the tpiA gene encoding triose-phosphate isomerase — protein sequence KIVIANWKMNHDFYETTSFLRNLLKIFFEKKINNKKKIIIAPSFPFLHISNQILQGSSLSLAAQNICLMENGSYTGEVSASMLKSIGIHKVILGHSERRKYFYETNDILLKKIKIALKYSFHIIFCIGETALEREKNEQFLIVKKQLEETVFHCSSLEEISYFIIAYEPIWAIGTGKTATSEEAQTMHRYIRSLFLDKYGEKVSKKMSILYGGSINDFNARNLFSQEDIDGGLVGNSSLEIEKFLKIIQS from the coding sequence AAAATTGTAATTGCGAATTGGAAAATGAATCATGATTTCTATGAGACCACTTCTTTTCTCAGAAATTTATTAAAAATTTTTTTTGAAAAAAAAATCAATAACAAAAAGAAAATAATTATCGCTCCATCTTTTCCTTTCTTGCATATTTCAAATCAAATATTGCAGGGAAGTTCTTTGAGTCTTGCAGCACAAAATATTTGTCTAATGGAAAATGGATCTTATACTGGAGAAGTATCTGCTTCCATGTTAAAATCCATAGGAATTCATAAAGTGATATTAGGACATAGTGAGCGAAGAAAATATTTTTATGAAACAAATGATATATTACTAAAAAAAATTAAAATAGCATTAAAATATAGTTTTCATATTATTTTTTGTATCGGAGAAACTGCTTTGGAAAGAGAAAAAAACGAACAATTTTTGATTGTCAAAAAACAATTAGAAGAAACTGTATTTCATTGTTCTTCTTTAGAAGAAATTAGCTATTTTATCATAGCATATGAACCTATATGGGCCATCGGAACCGGAAAAACAGCAACTTCTGAAGAAGCTCAAACCATGCATCGATATATTCGATCTTTATTCCTAGATAAATATGGAGAAAAAGTTTCCAAAAAAATGTCTATTTTATATGGAGGAAGTATAAACGATTTCAATGCAAGAAATCTTTTTTCTCAAGAAGATATAGATGGAGGTCTTGTAGGAAATTCTTCACTAGAAATAGAAAAATTTTTGAAAATTATTCAATCTTAA
- a CDS encoding dihydrolipoamide acetyltransferase family protein — protein sequence MAEIISMPQLSDTMEEGTVIKWNKKVGDKVSEGDILAEIETDKATQDFEIDVSGILLFIGVEEGGKTRVNDILAIIGEEGEDISHLIKNSKEKIEEKKVEKILSNENRKKKKDRVFISPLAKNMAKKIGISIKKIKGSGDYGRIIKRDIETYEKTLDDNNRKIIHDKMNEKRVVLSSMRRKIAEHLTHSKFTAPHYYLIIEIDVEKMIQLRKDLNEKLSMEEKISFNDIIIKAVAISLKKNPNVNVSWKKEEIIYHSFINIGVAVAVKEGLIVPVIHNADKKSLLQISQEIKDKVLRSKSRKIKPEEIENSTFTVSNLGMYGIEFFTSIINIPNSSILSIGTITEKPIVKNSEILIGYVMKVTLSCDHRIIDGSIGSNFLQHLKNLLEDPILILI from the coding sequence ATGGCGGAAATAATATCCATGCCCCAATTGAGTGATACAATGGAAGAGGGGACTGTAATTAAATGGAATAAAAAAGTAGGAGACAAAGTGTCCGAAGGAGATATTTTAGCAGAAATTGAAACGGATAAAGCTACTCAAGATTTTGAAATTGATGTTAGTGGAATTCTCCTTTTTATTGGCGTAGAAGAAGGAGGAAAAACACGTGTCAATGATATATTAGCCATCATTGGAGAAGAAGGAGAAGATATTAGCCATCTTATTAAAAATTCAAAAGAAAAAATAGAGGAGAAAAAGGTAGAAAAAATCCTTTCTAATGAAAATAGAAAGAAGAAGAAAGACAGGGTTTTTATCTCTCCTTTAGCAAAAAATATGGCTAAAAAAATAGGAATTTCTATCAAAAAGATAAAAGGAAGTGGAGATTACGGTCGGATCATTAAAAGAGATATTGAAACATACGAAAAAACATTAGATGATAATAATAGAAAAATAATCCATGATAAAATGAATGAAAAACGGGTCGTTCTTTCTTCTATGAGAAGAAAAATAGCTGAACATTTAACTCATTCTAAATTTACAGCTCCTCACTATTATCTTATTATTGAAATTGATGTAGAAAAAATGATCCAATTAAGAAAAGATTTAAATGAAAAACTCTCTATGGAAGAAAAAATTTCTTTTAATGATATTATTATTAAAGCAGTTGCAATTTCTTTGAAAAAGAATCCTAATGTAAATGTTTCATGGAAAAAAGAAGAAATAATTTATCATTCTTTCATTAATATTGGAGTAGCCGTAGCAGTAAAAGAAGGATTAATTGTTCCAGTGATTCACAATGCGGATAAAAAATCATTACTACAAATATCCCAAGAAATCAAAGACAAAGTTTTACGTTCAAAGTCTAGAAAAATAAAGCCTGAAGAGATAGAAAATAGTACATTTACCGTTTCAAATCTAGGAATGTACGGAATAGAATTTTTTACTTCTATTATTAATATTCCTAATTCTTCTATTCTTTCTATAGGAACCATTACAGAAAAACCTATTGTAAAAAATTCAGAGATTTTAATCGGATATGTCATGAAAGTGACTTTATCTTGTGATCATAGGATAATAGATGGATCTATAGGAAGTAATTTTCTTCAGCATTTAAAAAACCTGTTAGAAGATCCAATCCTCATATTAATTTAA
- a CDS encoding sigma-70 family RNA polymerase sigma factor, with product MRQLKITKQVTNRESESLDKYLHEIGKIPLLTPEEEVEYARRAREGDSSAIEKLVNANLRFVVSVAKQYQNQGLSLCDLINEGNLGLIKGILRFDETRGFKCISYVVWWIRQAILQAIAEQSRSIRQPTNKLALLNKILKTLAQLEQELQRTPSAREIAEHLDMNEKDVEESIKNSGRHVSMDAPLIDGEDSNLYDLVRSDESPRPDEHLERESLRKDIKRILETLSERERRVIILHFGLNGSPPMTLEEVGQSCDLTRERVRQIESIALKRLKHSSRSKILKPYLG from the coding sequence ATGAGACAACTTAAAATTACTAAACAAGTAACAAATCGTGAATCTGAATCATTAGATAAATACCTTCATGAAATAGGAAAAATTCCCCTATTGACCCCTGAAGAAGAAGTTGAATACGCTCGTAGAGCAAGAGAAGGCGACTCATCTGCTATAGAAAAACTTGTTAATGCAAATTTACGTTTTGTAGTTTCTGTTGCTAAACAGTATCAAAATCAAGGATTAAGTTTATGTGATTTAATTAATGAAGGAAATTTAGGTTTAATAAAAGGAATTTTACGTTTTGATGAGACTAGAGGATTTAAATGTATTTCTTATGTGGTTTGGTGGATTAGGCAAGCTATTTTACAAGCCATAGCAGAACAGTCCCGTTCGATTCGTCAACCTACAAATAAATTAGCTTTATTGAATAAAATACTAAAAACTCTAGCTCAATTAGAACAAGAACTTCAAAGAACGCCTTCTGCAAGAGAAATAGCAGAACATTTAGATATGAATGAAAAAGATGTGGAGGAATCTATCAAAAATTCAGGAAGACATGTCTCTATGGATGCTCCTTTAATAGATGGGGAGGATTCTAATTTGTATGATTTGGTAAGGTCAGATGAATCTCCTCGCCCAGATGAACATTTAGAAAGAGAATCTCTTCGCAAAGATATCAAAAGAATTTTGGAAACCTTAAGCGAAAGAGAACGTCGTGTGATCATATTACATTTTGGATTAAATGGGTCTCCACCTATGACTCTGGAAGAAGTTGGACAATCTTGCGATTTAACCAGAGAACGGGTAAGACAAATTGAGAGTATAGCTTTAAAAAGATTGAAACATTCTTCTAGAAGCAAAATCCTAAAACCTTATTTAGGATAA